A DNA window from Arachis duranensis cultivar V14167 chromosome 3, aradu.V14167.gnm2.J7QH, whole genome shotgun sequence contains the following coding sequences:
- the LOC107482255 gene encoding peptidyl-tRNA hydrolase, mitochondrial, with the protein MLNRLSRKCFSSAAAPLPWLFVGLGNPGDKYRGTRHNVGFEMIDAFASSVGIPMDTVHCKALFGKGFVGDIPVFLAKPQTYMNLSGESTEPLAAYYKLPLNHVLVFHDDLNLPCGVLRLNDKGGHGSHKGLKSVIYHFRGNREFPRLRIGIGRPPGQMDPKAFLLQKFNVTARQRIDEALQEGVDALKLLLSQGYDESAKRFNKEQKYKHLRVQTLPV; encoded by the exons atgCTTAATAGGCTAAGCAGAAAGTGCTTCTCCTCTGCTGCTGCTCCACTCCCATGGCTTTTTGTGGGGCTCGGAAACCCTGGTGACAAGTACAGAGGAACTAGACACAAT GTGGGATTTGAGATGATTGATGCATTTGCTTCGTCAGTAGGAATTCCTATGGATACAGTCCATTGCAAAGCTCTTTTTGGAAAGG GTTTTGTTGGTGATATCCCTGTTTTCCTCGCCAAGCCTCAAACATATATGAATTTGAGTGGTGAATCA ACCGAACCGCTGGCTGCTTATTACAAACTACCTCTtaatcatgtgcttgtg TTCCACGATGACTTGAATTTGCCATGTGGGGTGCTTCGTCTCAATGACAAAGGGGGCCATGGAAGCCACAAAGG GCTGAAGAGTGTTATCTATCACTTTAGAGGAAATAGAGAATTTCCTCGGCTAAGAATCG GGATTGGAAGGCCTCCTGGGCAAATGGATCCTAAAGCATTCTTGCTTCAAAAATTCAATGTAACAGCTAGACAACGA ATTGATGAGGCATTGCAAGAGGGGGTTGATGCCTTAAAGCTCCTTTTATCTCAAGGGTATGATGAGAGTGCaaaaaggttcaacaaagagCAAAAGTACAAACACTTAAGAGTGCAAACATTACCAGTTTGA